A window of Streptomyces sp. NBC_01689 genomic DNA:
CGCTGGCCCCGAAGCCCGGCTTGACGTTGATCCGCGACTGGTGGACGTAGACGTCCGAGCCGAGGATCTGCCGGGCCCGGCCGACCACGCGCTCGTCGCGGACGAGGCGGGCGAAGACCTCGCTGATCCGGTGCACCTCGAAGACGGACCGGATCTCCAGCGACTTCGGCTCGATGATGGAGCGCTCGTCCGCCCGGATCGCGGGATCGGTGACGATCCGCTCCAGCTCCCGCCGGTACACGGCGACCTCGTCCTCGCCGAGGAGCTCCTCGACCGGGAGGAAGCCGTCCCGCTCGTACGCGTGCAGTTCGGCACCGGTGATCGGACCGGGCGCGTCCGGCGCACCCCAGACGACCGGGTCCTGGCGGGGGACGGACACCTCGGTGGCGCCGCGGCTGGGATAGAGATCGGTGAGGGTGGTCATCGGTCTGTCACACCTCCTCGGTGAGCAGCGGGTAGACGCCGTTCTCGTCGTGGTCCTCGCGCCCGGTGACGGGCGGGTTGAAGACACAGATGCAGCGGAAGTCCTTCTTGATCCGCATCGTGTGCCTCTCGTGTCCGTCGAGGAGGTACGTGGTGCCGGGGGTGATCGTGTACGTCGCCCCGGTCTCGTCGTCGGTGAGTTCGGCCTCGCCCTCGACGCACACGACGGCCTCGATGTGGTTCGCGTACCACATGGACGTCTTCGTGCCCGCGTACAGGATCGTCTCGTGCACGGAGAAGCCGACCTTCTCCCTGGCGAGGACGACGCGCTTGCTCTCCCAGGTGCCCGAGGCCGACTTCACGTGCCGGTCGGTGCCTTCGATGTCCTTGAACGAACGGACTATCACGATGCTGCGATGCCTCTCTCTCGTTGCTCGGGTACGGGGTTCGGAAGGGGTCTCAGAGGGTCTCGCGGACGGCGCGGGCGAGGATGCGCAGGCCTTCGTCGAGTTCCTCGGGGGTGATGGTGAGAGCCGGGAGGAGCTTCACGACCTCGCTCTCCGGGCCCGACGTCTCGATGAGCAGGCCGAGTTCGAAGGCGCGCCGCGCGACGCGTCCGGCACGCTCCTTCTCGTGGAACTCCAGGCCCCAGACGAGCCCGCGCCCCCGGTACTCCCGGACATCGGCGAGGTTCTCCTCGGTGATGCCGATCAGGCCCTGCTCGATCTGCTCGCCGCGGGTGCGGGTCTGCTTCTCCATGGCGGAGCCGTCCGACCAGTAGGTCTCCAGGGTCGCGGCGGCCGTGACGAAGGCGGGGTTGTTGCCGCGGAAGGTGCCGTTGTGCTCGCCGGGCTCCCAGACGTCCAGTTCCGGCTTGAACAGGCACAGCGACATGGGCATTCCGTAGCCGCTGATGGACTTGGACACGGTCACGATGTCGGGGACGATCCCGGCCTCCTCGAAGGAGAAGAACGCTCCCGTCCGGCCGCAGCCCATCTGGATGTCGTCGACGATCAGCAGCATGTCCCGGCGCCGGCACAGGTCGGCGAGGGCGCGCAGCCACTCCGGCCGGGCGACGTTGATGCCGCCCTCGCCCTGGACGGTCTCCACGATGACCGCGGCGGGCTGGTTGAGGCCGGACCCCTGGTCCTCCAGCAGACGCTCGAACCAGAGGAAGTCCGGCACCTGGCCGTCGAAGTAGTTGTCGAACGGCATCGGGGTGCCGTGCACGAGCGGGACCCCGGCGCCGGCGCGCTTGAAGGCGTTGCCGGTGACGGCGAGCGACCCGAGCGACATCCCGTGGAAGGCGTTGGTGAAGGACACGATCGCCTCGCGCCCCTTCACCTTCCGCGCCAGCTTCAGCGCGGACTCCACGGCATTGGTGCCGGTGGGGCCGGGGAACATCACCTTGTACGGCAGGTCCCGCGGTCGCAGCACGAGGTTCTGGAAGGCTTCCAGGAACGCGCGTTTGGCGGTCGTCGACATGTCCAGACCGTGGGTGACGCCGTCGCGTTCCAGGTAGTCGATCAGGGCCCGTTTCAGTACCGGGTTGTTGTGCCCGTAGTTGAGGGAACCGGCTCCGGCGAAGAAGTCCAGGTACGCGTGTCCGTCCTCGTCGTACATCCGGCTGCCCTGGGCCCGGTCGAAGACGGTGGGCCAGCTGCGGCAGTAGCTGCGCACCTCCGACTCCAGGGTCTCGAAGACGCTCAGGTCGGGCTGGGTGATGGTCACGGCGGAATCGCTCCTCGGTGCGTGGGGGGT
This region includes:
- a CDS encoding ectoine synthase produces the protein MIVRSFKDIEGTDRHVKSASGTWESKRVVLAREKVGFSVHETILYAGTKTSMWYANHIEAVVCVEGEAELTDDETGATYTITPGTTYLLDGHERHTMRIKKDFRCICVFNPPVTGREDHDENGVYPLLTEEV
- the ectB gene encoding diaminobutyrate--2-oxoglutarate transaminase — translated: MTITQPDLSVFETLESEVRSYCRSWPTVFDRAQGSRMYDEDGHAYLDFFAGAGSLNYGHNNPVLKRALIDYLERDGVTHGLDMSTTAKRAFLEAFQNLVLRPRDLPYKVMFPGPTGTNAVESALKLARKVKGREAIVSFTNAFHGMSLGSLAVTGNAFKRAGAGVPLVHGTPMPFDNYFDGQVPDFLWFERLLEDQGSGLNQPAAVIVETVQGEGGINVARPEWLRALADLCRRRDMLLIVDDIQMGCGRTGAFFSFEEAGIVPDIVTVSKSISGYGMPMSLCLFKPELDVWEPGEHNGTFRGNNPAFVTAAATLETYWSDGSAMEKQTRTRGEQIEQGLIGITEENLADVREYRGRGLVWGLEFHEKERAGRVARRAFELGLLIETSGPESEVVKLLPALTITPEELDEGLRILARAVRETL